The sequence TTCATTCGCGATAAGATCTGTCGACCCCGTGGTTTACCTTGGCTCAATGCTCTTGCTGTGAATGGGGATAGCTGGTTGCCCGGCGACAGTTTTCTTCCACCGGAGGTGGCGTTCGGAGAGGACGAGCGAATTCTCTGGAGGGGTGCAGTGTTAGCTGTCTTCGGCTATCCATGGGAGTTGGTCGTTGTCGAGTGACTTAGCAACTCTGCATGTGAAAGCTCAGTAATCTGCCCAGCCAAGCACCAAAGAGGACCAATGCACTGGCGCGAATACATCCACTCCGACCCTGCCGTGTTGACGGGGAAGGCGGTCGTACGCGGGACCCGACTGTCCGTCGAGTTTGTGCTCGGGCTCTTCGCTGCTGGCTGGACGCACGCGCAGGTGCTGGAGAGCTATCCGCAGCTCACGCCCGAGGCGCTGCGGGCCGTGTTCGCCTACGCAGCCGAGGCAAATTCGACCCCAAGCGGGAGTTCGGTGTAGCAGGGCGGGCGAAGTCGTTCCGGATCAACCACTCAGACGCAGCAAGATGGAGAAGAAGACCGTCCTCGTCGCCATGTCGGGCGGCGTGGACTCGTCGGTGGCGGCGGCGCTGCTGGTGGAGCAGGGGCACCGCGTCGTCGGCGTGACCATGAAGACCTTCTGCTACTCCGAGGCGGAGGCCGAGGCGGCCGGCCCGTCGCGGACGTGCTGCGGGCTGGACGGCATCCTGGACGCGAAGCGGGTGGCCGACCGCCTGGGGATCCCGCACTACGTGTTCGACGTGGAGCGCGAGTTCACGCGCGACGTGATCGACGACTTCGTGGGCGAGTACGCGGCGGGGCGCACGCCCAACCCGTGCGTGCGCTGCAACGGCAACACCAAGTTCCGCGACCTGCTGCGCCGCGGCCAGATGCTGGGGTGCGACGCCATCGCCACCGGCCACTACGCGCGCATGGGCACGGACGCCCACGGCCGCCCGGTGCTGCTGCGCGGGGTGGACGCCAACAAGGACCAGAGCTACTTCCTCTGGGCACTGCCGCCGGAGCTGCTGCCGAAGCTCATGTTCCCGCTGGGCGAGCTGACCAAGCCCGAGGTGCGCGAGATCGCCCGCGAGCTCGGCCTGGCGACGGCGGAGAAGCCGGAGAGCATGGAGATCTGCTTCGTGCCCGACGGCGACTACCCGCGCTTCCTGGAGAAGCGGCTGGGGAGGGAGCACGCGGCCCTGGCGCCGGGAAAGCTGGTGACGCCCGCCGGCGAGGTGGTGGGCGAGCACGAGGGGTACGCGCGCTACACGGTGGGCCAGCGGCGCGGCCTGGGCGGCGGACGCTCCCTGCCGCTGTACGTGGTCGGCACGCGGCCGGAGCGGCGCGAGGTGGTGGTCGGCACGCTGGAGGAGCTGCACCGCGCCGACGTGACCATGGGCGAGCTGAACTGGCTGGCGGCGCTCCCCGCGCCCGGCGACCGCGTGACGGTGCAGATCCGCCACCGCGCCCGCGCCGTCCCCGCCACCGTCGCGAGGCTGGACGGCGATTCTATCACGCTGCAGTTCGACCAGCCGCAGCGCGCGGTCTCGCCGGGACAGTCGGCGGTGATGTTCGCCGGCGACTTGGTGCTGGGCGGCGGCCGGATCGCGGCGTAGCGGCCGGCGCGGCGAGTCCCGGTTTGCGAGGCCCGGTTGGAATTTCCGACCGGGCCCCGTACGTTTATGTGATGATCGCCACGCTTCCGCTCCGACCCGGGTGACGAATGGCCCCGAATCCCGTTGCCAGACTGCTGGGCGAGAGCGGCGTGCTCCCGGAGATCGTTTCCGACGAGGACTGGGACGCGGCGCTCAGGTCGGGGCTGCCGGTCGCGGCGCTCGACGCGGTGACGGCGGAGTTCGGCTTCACGCCGGGCGAGATCGAGCGCTGCGTGGTCCCGCGCAAGACGGCCGCGCGCCGGCGCTCGCGCGGCGAGCGGCTGAAGCCGGACGAGTCGGAGCGCCTGGCGCGCCTGGCCCGAGTGGCCCTGCGCGCGAAGGAGACGCTCGGCACCGCCGCGGAAGCGGTCGAGTGGCTGCGGCGGCGCAACCGCGCGCTGCAGAGTCACTCGCCGCTGGAGATGCTCGCCACGCCGGAGGGCGCGCGGATGGTGGAGGTGGTGCTGGCGCGGAGCGGGAGCGGGCTCGTCTCGTGATCCCCAGATCTCTTCCGTAACGACGAACGGCTTGGCTCACACAGAGGACACAGAGAACACAGAGGAGTTGAAGTTCTCCGTGACCTCTGTGTCCTCTGTGTGAGTCCAATTCGCGCGGCTCGCCCGGAATCGAATGTCCGGGGAAGCGAGGAGGGGCGCAGCCGATGAGCCGCGCCCCTCTCGTTCGTCCGCCGTCGAAGCTCAATCCAGCGGTTTCGACTGGTTGAGCAGCTCGCGGAGCTGCTTTTCGTCGTACTCGATGACCTGCTCCTCGGCGTCGGCCTCGTCGCCGGGGCGCTCGACGTAGCGCGGGCGCACGGTGGGGTCCGACAGGCAGTTGAAGACGATCGTCGGCCGCTCGGCCAGCCCGAAGCGCCCGCTGGACGCGAACGCCTCCCACGTCATCAGGTTCTCGTCGGTGAACGTGTGGCTCATCTTCCCCCCTCGTCCTCTTCCCCCCTGATCGTCGTCTGACCTTTTCGCTCACGCGTCCGGCGGGGCCGGAGCAAGAAGGCTGCCCTTCGCACTCACGCACTCACGCACTTCAGTGGCGCAGGCCGGCGGCGGCGGCGAACTGCTCGAACTGCTGCTTCTGCTCGTCGGAGAGCTGCTCGGGGACCTCCACCTGCACGCGCACGTACTGGTCGCCGCGGCGGCCGCCCTTCTCCACGCCCTGGCCCTTGATGCGGAAGCGCGTGCCGCTCTGCGTCCCCGACGGGATCTTCAGCACCACGCCCTTCCCGTCCACCGTGCGCACCTTCACCCTGGAGCCCAGCACCGCCTGCGCCATGTTCACGGGGATGGTGCAGTGCAGGTCCAGCCCCTCGCGCGTGAAGAAGCGGTCGGGCTGCACGCGGAAGGTGAGCATCAGGTCGCCCGGCGGGCCGCCGCCCGCGCCCTTCTCGCCCTGCCCCGCCAGCCGCAGCCTGGAGCCTTCGTCGACCCCCGCGGGGACGTTGATGTTGACGGTGCGCTGCTGGCGGAGCTGGCCCGTGCCCCGGCAGTTCTCGCACGGCTCCTGGGGGACCTTGCCCTTGCCCAGGCAGTTGGGGCAGGGGCGCGTGACCCCGAAGTTGCCCTGCCCGAAGGTGATGGTCCCCTTGCCGTTGCACTCGGGGCAGATGATGACGGGCGTCCCCGGCTTGGCGCCCGAGCCGCCGCACACGGGGCAGTCCTCGGTGACCGGCAGGGTGACGGTGATGGTGCCGCCGCGCACCGCCGTCTTGAAGGGGATCTCGACCGCGTAGTCGATGTTCTCACCGCGCTGCGGGCCCGAGGCGCGGCCCCGCGACTTCTTCCCGAAGTCGAAGATGGAGCCGAAGATGTCGCCCAGCCCGCCGATGTCGCCGAGGTCCAGGTCGTCGAAGGTGAACGTCTGCCCCCCGGCGCCCGCGCCCGCACCCGCGCCGCCGGGGCGCCGGGCGCCGGGGCGGAAGCCGCCCAGGCCGCCGCCGAAGGCGCCCAGCCTGCGCATCTGGTCGTACTGCTTGCGCTTGCCCTCGTCGGAGAGCACCGAGTACGCCTCGGAGACCTCCTTGAAGCGCTCCGCCGCCGACGGGTTGTTCCGGTTCGCGTCGGGGTGGTACTGCTTGGCGAGCTTGCGGTACGCCTTCTTGATCTCGTCCGCGCTGGCGTTCTCGGCGACGCCCAGAATGCGGTAGAAGTCCTTGGTCTGCGTCGGCATGGTGTGTCGGATGAACGGAAACAGCCTTCAGGCGCGCCGCCGCTGCCGCCGCCTCACTCCTGGTACTTGCGCACCACCACGCGCGCGGGGCGCAGCAGCACGCCCTTGAAGCGGTACCCCTTCTGGTACTCCTGGGCCACCGTGTCGTCCTCCTCCGGCTTGTCGGTGGGGACGGTGGTGAGCCCCTCGTGCAGCGTGGGGTCGAAAGGCTTCCCCGCGGCCTCGATGGTCTCGAGCCCCGCGGCCTCCATGGCGCGCAGGAACTTCTTCTCCACCATCTCGGCGCCCTCGTGCAGCGCGCCGGCCGGCGTGGTCTCCGGGTCGTAGTCGGCGATGCGCGCCAGGTCTTCCAGCGGCTCCAGCAGCCGCTCGAGGAGCTGCGCCTGCGCGCGCACCATGTTCTCCGAGCGCTCGCGCTCCACGCGCTTGCGGTAGTTCTCGAACTCGGCGGCCAGGCGCAGGAGCCGGTCCTTGGTGGCGGCGAGCTCGGCCGCGGGATCGGCGGCCTGCGGGGGCGCGGCCTCGGCGGCGGGGGCGCCGCCGGCGCGCGCCTGCCCGTCGCCCGCCAGGCCGTTGCCGCCCGTCTGCCCGTCGGCGCCAGCGGAGGGCTGGCCGTCGCCGCCGCCGGCGGAAGACTCGCCGTTCCCGGCGGAGCCCTGCGGCTCGTCGCGCCCGGCGTCGGCGTGTTCGTGGTCGCGGTGGTGCTTCCGGTGCTTGCTGTCGTCGGTCATGATCGATCCCGATCCAGATCCTCTCCAGTTGCAGAGCGCCCGCGCGGCCCCGGCCGGCGGGCGAACCCATGAAAGTCGAGCCGAAACACCGGTTTCGCAAGGCGGGTGCCGCCCGGAGGTGCCGGATTGGCAGGTTTCGGTGACAGTGCGTGAGTGCGGAAGTGCGTGAGTGCGCCCTCACCCCGGCGTACGGGTCTCCAGCGCGGATCCGCGCCGTCGCCGGGTCAGGACGCCGGGCCCGCGGCGGCACGGGCGGCGCCGAGGGCGGCCACGGCCTCTCCCGCGCGGACGCGACGGACGGCGCAGGCGCTCCACGACTCGGGGAGGCTGTGGCGCTCGGCACTCGCCAGGGCGGCGGCCTCGTAGCCCGGCAGCTCCAGCGCGCCGCCGCCGACGGCGATCAGCTCCGGGTTCAGGAGGTTCGCCACCGCCGCGAGGCCCAGGCCCAGCGCTTCCCCGCCCTCCCGGATCGCCGCGAGCGCGTCGGGGTCGCCGCGCTCGGCCCGGAGGCGCAGGCCGGCGCCGTCGGTGCCCAGCCGCGCGGCGATGGCGGCGCCCCCGGCCAGCTCGTCCAGGCGCCGCACGCCGTCTCCCGCCGCGATCGGCAGGTAGCCCAGCTCGCCGGCCCAGCCGCGCGCGCCGCGCAGGGGGAGGCCGTGGACGCGGAACGCCGCGCCGACCGCCGTCCCCGCCATCACGAGCGCGACAGTCGCGCCGGGCGCGAGGTCGTGCGCCTCTTCGATCAGAGCGGCCTCGGCGTCGTTCACCGCGCGGACGGGGCAGCCCAGGTCGGCGAAGGCGTCCGCCACGCGCCAGCCCGCCAGCCGTGGGAGCATGTCGCAGGCGACGACGCGCCCGTCCTCGTCCACCAGACCGGGAATCGCGATCCCCAGCGCCGCGGGCGGTCCGTCCAGCCGCGAGAGGAAAGCGCGCACCGCCCGCTCGATGTCGTCCGGCGCCGCCTCCGGACCCGTCGCGGCGCGGTCCGTCACCCGGCGCTCCCCATCGCCCGCGACCAGCAGCAGCTTGGTCCCGCCGACGTCGATCCCCACCCACGGGCGTCCGGCCACCAGGGGCTCCTTGCCTCGGGCAGATGGATCATCGCCAGGCAAACGCGGGCACAAGGCGGCTGAAGCCGCGGCTACAACTGCAGAAAGCCTCGTAAACCCCGCGAGGCTTCAACTGCTTGACTGCAGGAGCGTCGAGGAGGATTCAGCCGTGGCCCGCCACTTCGCACCTCGCACTTCGCACTTCGCACCTCGCGCTCACTCGCCCAGCACCCGCTCGACCCACCCGGCGACGTCCTCGACCACCCGCTCGCGGCCGACCTCGTTGTGGGGCTCGTGACGGAAGCCGTCGTAGCGCCGGATCGTCACGTCGCCGGGCAGCGCCCCGGCGAAGCGGAGGACGGCGGTCTCGTCGACGATGGTGTCGGCGGTGGGGAC is a genomic window of Longimicrobium sp. containing:
- a CDS encoding DUF433 domain-containing protein translates to MHWREYIHSDPAVLTGKAVVRGTRLSVEFVLGLFAAGWTHAQVLESYPQLTPEALRAVFAYAAEANSTPSGSSV
- the mnmA gene encoding tRNA 2-thiouridine(34) synthase MnmA — translated: MEKKTVLVAMSGGVDSSVAAALLVEQGHRVVGVTMKTFCYSEAEAEAAGPSRTCCGLDGILDAKRVADRLGIPHYVFDVEREFTRDVIDDFVGEYAAGRTPNPCVRCNGNTKFRDLLRRGQMLGCDAIATGHYARMGTDAHGRPVLLRGVDANKDQSYFLWALPPELLPKLMFPLGELTKPEVREIARELGLATAEKPESMEICFVPDGDYPRFLEKRLGREHAALAPGKLVTPAGEVVGEHEGYARYTVGQRRGLGGGRSLPLYVVGTRPERREVVVGTLEELHRADVTMGELNWLAALPAPGDRVTVQIRHRARAVPATVARLDGDSITLQFDQPQRAVSPGQSAVMFAGDLVLGGGRIAA
- a CDS encoding antitoxin Xre-like helix-turn-helix domain-containing protein — protein: MAPNPVARLLGESGVLPEIVSDEDWDAALRSGLPVAALDAVTAEFGFTPGEIERCVVPRKTAARRRSRGERLKPDESERLARLARVALRAKETLGTAAEAVEWLRRRNRALQSHSPLEMLATPEGARMVEVVLARSGSGLVS
- the dnaJ gene encoding molecular chaperone DnaJ → MPTQTKDFYRILGVAENASADEIKKAYRKLAKQYHPDANRNNPSAAERFKEVSEAYSVLSDEGKRKQYDQMRRLGAFGGGLGGFRPGARRPGGAGAGAGAGGQTFTFDDLDLGDIGGLGDIFGSIFDFGKKSRGRASGPQRGENIDYAVEIPFKTAVRGGTITVTLPVTEDCPVCGGSGAKPGTPVIICPECNGKGTITFGQGNFGVTRPCPNCLGKGKVPQEPCENCRGTGQLRQQRTVNINVPAGVDEGSRLRLAGQGEKGAGGGPPGDLMLTFRVQPDRFFTREGLDLHCTIPVNMAQAVLGSRVKVRTVDGKGVVLKIPSGTQSGTRFRIKGQGVEKGGRRGDQYVRVQVEVPEQLSDEQKQQFEQFAAAAGLRH
- a CDS encoding nucleotide exchange factor GrpE, with product MTDDSKHRKHHRDHEHADAGRDEPQGSAGNGESSAGGGDGQPSAGADGQTGGNGLAGDGQARAGGAPAAEAAPPQAADPAAELAATKDRLLRLAAEFENYRKRVERERSENMVRAQAQLLERLLEPLEDLARIADYDPETTPAGALHEGAEMVEKKFLRAMEAAGLETIEAAGKPFDPTLHEGLTTVPTDKPEEDDTVAQEYQKGYRFKGVLLRPARVVVRKYQE
- a CDS encoding ROK family protein, translating into MAGRPWVGIDVGGTKLLLVAGDGERRVTDRAATGPEAAPDDIERAVRAFLSRLDGPPAALGIAIPGLVDEDGRVVACDMLPRLAGWRVADAFADLGCPVRAVNDAEAALIEEAHDLAPGATVALVMAGTAVGAAFRVHGLPLRGARGWAGELGYLPIAAGDGVRRLDELAGGAAIAARLGTDGAGLRLRAERGDPDALAAIREGGEALGLGLAAVANLLNPELIAVGGGALELPGYEAAALASAERHSLPESWSACAVRRVRAGEAVAALGAARAAAGPAS